The proteins below come from a single Afipia sp. P52-10 genomic window:
- a CDS encoding circularly permuted type 2 ATP-grasp protein: MVVAYDEMNKPDGALRQAYEELSLWLKETPPDALEYRRKEAELLFRRIGITFAVYGEAEAQERLIPFDVIPRIISAKEWAILDRGLKQRVKALNMFLSDIYHGRDILRAGLIPEDLIYQNPVFRPEMNGQDVPHDIYVHIAGIDIVRVDPEKFYVLEDNARTPSGVSYMLENREIMMRLFPDLFARHRVAPVENYTDELLSALRSVAPATATAEPTVALLTPGIYNSAYYEHSFLADKLGIELVEGRDLLVKDEEVFMRTTEGLKRVDVIYRRLDDDFLDPLAFRPDSMLGVPGLMTAYAAGNVTLANAVGTGIADDKAVYSYMPEIVKFYLGEQPILNNVPTWRCRHQDDLQYVLDNLHELVVKEVHGSGGYGMLIGPAATKEAIAAFRDKLKNQPDNFIAQPTLALSTCPIATDKGLAPRHVDLRPFVLTGREHTAIVPGGLTRVALKEGSLVVNSSQGGGTKDTWVLDE; this comes from the coding sequence ATGGTAGTAGCGTACGATGAGATGAATAAGCCTGATGGCGCTTTGCGTCAGGCCTATGAAGAACTCTCGCTCTGGCTCAAGGAGACGCCGCCGGACGCTTTGGAATATCGCCGCAAGGAGGCGGAACTGCTGTTCCGGCGGATCGGCATCACCTTCGCGGTTTACGGAGAGGCAGAGGCACAGGAACGGCTGATCCCCTTCGACGTGATCCCGCGGATCATCTCGGCGAAGGAATGGGCGATTCTGGATCGCGGCCTGAAGCAGCGCGTCAAGGCGCTGAACATGTTCCTGAGCGACATCTACCATGGCCGCGACATCCTGCGTGCCGGGCTGATCCCCGAGGACCTGATCTACCAGAACCCGGTGTTCCGGCCCGAAATGAACGGCCAGGACGTGCCGCACGATATCTATGTCCACATTGCCGGGATCGACATCGTCCGCGTCGATCCCGAGAAGTTCTACGTGCTGGAGGACAACGCCCGCACCCCGTCCGGGGTCTCCTACATGCTGGAGAACCGCGAGATCATGATGCGGCTGTTCCCGGACCTGTTCGCCCGGCACAGGGTGGCGCCGGTGGAGAACTACACCGACGAGCTGCTGTCGGCGCTGCGCTCGGTCGCGCCTGCGACCGCCACCGCCGAGCCCACCGTCGCGCTGCTCACGCCCGGCATCTACAACTCCGCCTATTACGAACACTCGTTCCTCGCCGACAAGCTCGGCATCGAGCTGGTCGAGGGGCGCGACCTGCTCGTCAAGGACGAGGAGGTGTTCATGCGCACGACCGAAGGGCTGAAGCGCGTGGACGTGATCTACCGCCGCCTCGATGACGACTTCCTCGATCCCCTCGCCTTCCGCCCCGACTCGATGCTCGGCGTGCCCGGATTGATGACCGCCTATGCGGCCGGCAACGTCACGCTGGCCAATGCGGTCGGCACCGGCATCGCCGACGACAAGGCGGTCTACAGCTACATGCCGGAGATCGTGAAGTTCTATCTCGGCGAGCAGCCGATCCTGAACAACGTGCCGACCTGGCGCTGCCGGCATCAGGACGATTTGCAATACGTGCTCGACAACCTGCACGAGTTGGTGGTCAAGGAGGTGCACGGCTCCGGCGGCTACGGCATGCTGATCGGCCCGGCCGCCACCAAGGAGGCGATCGCCGCTTTCCGTGACAAGCTGAAGAACCAGCCGGACAACTTCATCGCCCAGCCGACGCTTGCGCTCTCCACCTGCCCGATCGCGACCGACAAGGGCCTGGCGCCGCGCCATGTCGATCTGCGGCCGTTCGTGCTGACCGGGCGCGAGCACACCGCGATCGTGCCCGGCGGGCTGACGCGGGTGGCGCTCAAGGAAGGTTCGCTCGTCGTCAATTCCAGTCAGGGCGGCGGCACCAAGGATACCTGGGTGCTGGACGAATGA
- a CDS encoding molybdopterin-binding protein yields the protein MSEIVTAGILVIGDEILSGRTKDKNIGFIAEYLTNIGIDLKEVRVVPDEEQEIVDALNALRKRFDYVFTTGGIGPTHDDITADSVAKAFGVGINYHPDVVERFKKRFGADLNEARLRMARVPDGAALVESATIMAPGFWIGNVITMAGVPSIMQAMMDIVAPKLRSGPRMLSESVKANAREGDIGTPLREIQEAHPDTVIGSYPFLDEEKKPNTNLVVRSRDPEKLRAAMDAVQAMLATLKVAR from the coding sequence ATGAGCGAGATCGTCACGGCGGGCATTCTGGTGATCGGCGACGAGATCCTGTCCGGCCGGACCAAAGACAAGAACATCGGCTTCATCGCCGAGTATCTGACCAATATCGGCATCGACCTGAAGGAAGTCCGCGTCGTCCCCGACGAGGAGCAGGAGATCGTCGATGCGCTGAATGCGCTGCGCAAGCGCTTCGATTACGTGTTCACCACCGGCGGCATCGGTCCGACCCACGACGACATCACCGCCGACAGCGTGGCGAAGGCGTTCGGCGTTGGCATCAACTATCACCCGGATGTGGTGGAGCGCTTCAAGAAGCGCTTCGGCGCTGACCTGAACGAGGCGCGGTTGCGGATGGCACGGGTACCGGACGGCGCGGCGCTGGTGGAAAGCGCCACCATCATGGCGCCGGGCTTCTGGATCGGCAACGTCATCACCATGGCGGGCGTGCCCTCGATCATGCAGGCGATGATGGACATCGTCGCGCCGAAGCTGCGCTCGGGCCCGCGCATGCTGTCGGAAAGTGTCAAGGCCAATGCGCGCGAGGGCGACATCGGCACGCCGCTGCGGGAGATTCAAGAGGCGCATCCGGATACGGTGATCGGCAGCTATCCGTTCCTCGACGAGGAGAAGAAGCCGAACACCAACCTGGTGGTGCGTTCGCGCGACCCGGAGAAGCTGCGCGCGGCGATGGACGCGGTGCAGGCGATGCTGGCGACGCTGAAGGTCGCGCGGTGA
- a CDS encoding transglutaminase family protein has protein sequence MRLRISHETTFAYDPPAPGVIQVLRLTPGNHDGQYVADWNIDLSVDTKLDMQHDAFGNVTHVFTHMPGGTPLESLTVQVSGLVETQDTGGVLKGTVERFPPGFFLRTTPLTEASAEMRTFTRDLQTKADSDTLRFLHTLLTQLGARMTLTTDPTSPGTTAIDAFEARRGVYQDYAHVFAACARAVHIPTRYVSGHLYRPNGGTGPNAGHGWTEAYVPDLGWVGFDPVNGICTTDAHARIAIGLDYLGAAPVRGTRYGGGSETASVAVTVAQAGRHSQ, from the coding sequence ATGCGCCTGCGGATCTCCCACGAAACCACCTTCGCCTACGATCCGCCCGCCCCCGGCGTCATCCAGGTGCTGCGGCTGACGCCCGGCAACCACGACGGCCAGTATGTCGCCGACTGGAACATCGATCTGTCGGTCGATACCAAGCTCGATATGCAGCACGATGCCTTCGGCAACGTTACCCATGTCTTCACCCACATGCCGGGTGGCACTCCGCTGGAAAGCCTCACCGTGCAGGTGTCGGGGCTGGTGGAGACGCAGGACACCGGCGGTGTGCTGAAGGGCACTGTCGAGCGCTTTCCGCCCGGCTTCTTCCTGCGCACCACGCCGCTCACCGAAGCCAGCGCCGAGATGCGGACGTTCACCCGCGACCTTCAGACGAAAGCCGACAGCGACACGCTGCGTTTCCTGCACACGCTGCTGACGCAACTCGGCGCACGCATGACGTTGACGACGGATCCAACGAGCCCAGGAACCACCGCCATCGACGCGTTCGAGGCGCGGCGCGGCGTCTATCAGGACTACGCGCATGTGTTTGCAGCCTGCGCGCGCGCCGTCCACATTCCGACCCGTTACGTTTCGGGACATCTGTACCGGCCGAACGGCGGCACCGGGCCAAACGCCGGCCACGGCTGGACCGAAGCTTATGTGCCGGACCTCGGCTGGGTCGGTTTCGATCCCGTAAACGGCATCTGCACGACGGATGCCCACGCGCGGATTGCGATCGGCCTCGACTATCTGGGCGCAGCCCCCGTGCGTGGCACGCGCTACGGCGGCGGCAGCGAAACGGCGTCGGTGGCGGTAACCGTCGCCCAGGCCGGGCGGCACAGCCAGTAG
- a CDS encoding alpha-E domain-containing protein, translating to MLSRTAENLYWLARYVERAEYLARTLDATLRATALPSAYGGKSNEWESALATAGVDHEFHALFEEANERTVVEYLAFSPDNPSSIRNCIEIARLNSRSVRTALTGEMWDTINGAWIELQQVWTNAPRTRDNLSRFLRFVQETSLRFDGSAYRTMLRNDAYWFSRLGLHLERADNTARILDVKYHMLLPEKEHVGGPLDYYQWTSILRSVSALTAYHWVYRETLKPWLIADLLILNNSLPRSLASCYENLVRNLDQIGVAYGRQGPAQRHARGIRNRLERSDMDTVFQHGLHEFIEEFIGDNARLGDIISKQYLT from the coding sequence ATGCTCTCACGCACCGCCGAAAACCTGTACTGGCTCGCCCGCTACGTCGAACGGGCCGAATACCTCGCCCGCACCCTCGACGCGACACTGCGCGCCACCGCGCTGCCGAGCGCCTATGGCGGCAAGAGCAACGAATGGGAATCGGCGCTGGCCACCGCCGGTGTCGACCACGAATTCCATGCGCTGTTCGAGGAGGCGAACGAAAGAACCGTGGTCGAGTATCTGGCCTTCTCGCCCGACAACCCGTCCTCGATCCGCAACTGCATCGAGATCGCGCGGCTGAACTCGCGCTCGGTCCGCACCGCGCTGACCGGCGAGATGTGGGACACCATCAATGGCGCCTGGATCGAGCTGCAGCAGGTCTGGACCAATGCGCCGCGCACGCGCGACAACCTCTCCCGCTTCCTGCGCTTCGTGCAGGAGACCTCGCTGCGGTTCGATGGCTCCGCCTATCGCACCATGCTGCGCAACGACGCCTACTGGTTCTCGCGGCTCGGCCTGCATCTGGAGCGCGCCGACAACACCGCGCGCATTCTCGATGTGAAATACCACATGCTGCTGCCGGAGAAGGAGCATGTCGGCGGCCCGCTCGACTACTATCAGTGGACCTCGATCCTGCGCTCGGTGTCGGCGCTCACCGCGTATCACTGGGTCTATCGCGAGACGCTGAAGCCGTGGCTGATCGCGGACCTGCTGATCCTCAACAACTCGCTGCCGCGCTCGCTGGCAAGCTGCTACGAGAACCTCGTCCGCAACCTCGACCAGATCGGCGTCGCCTATGGCCGTCAGGGCCCGGCGCAGCGGCATGCGCGCGGCATCCGCAACCGGCTCGAACGCAGCGACATGGACACCGTCTTCCAGCACGGGCTGCACGAATTCATCGAGGAGTTCATCGGCGACAATGCCCGGCTCGGCGATATCATCTCCAAGCAGTATCTGACCTGA